The proteins below come from a single Chrysoperla carnea chromosome 1, inChrCarn1.1, whole genome shotgun sequence genomic window:
- the LOC123305391 gene encoding dual specificity protein phosphatase 18: MKTETEIVCIHSSTETQTSTVVKNRDTVVQEILHNNVPTDTLIRCGNQKPTIPGISEITDHLLLSSAAVLRPDILSRLGVNCVINATSELPDTPLPECDPPVIYLRVPVLDRNETDLTPYFELVADTIDQVRQSNGVTLVHCVAGISRSASLCLAYLMKYNGMTLRNAYRLVKSIRPQIKPNSGFMRQLITYEFQLYHENSVHFVYNEVTKTQIPDLYETDYEQMLLFQRKYKNACFIGRH; encoded by the exons atGAAAACAGAAACAGAAATAGTGTGTATACATAGTTCGACGGAGACACAAACATCCACAGTGGTTAAAAATAGAGACACAGTTGTGCAAGAAATTCTTCACAATAATGTTCCTACTGATACGTTAATAAG ATGTGGGAACCAAAAACCAACAATTCCAGGCATATCAGAAATTACAGATCACTTACTGCTAAGTTCAGCAGCAGTATTACGACCTGATATACTGTCACGATTGGGCGTCAATTGCGTTATAAACGCTACCAGTGAACTTCCAGACACTCCATTACCTGAATGTGATCCACCAGTAATATATTTAAGGGTGCCAGTTTTAGATCGTAATGAAACAGATTTAACGCCATATTTCGAACTTGTTGCAGATACAATAGACCAA gTCCGACAATCAAATGGTGTAACACTTGTACACTGTGTAGCTGGTATTAGCCGATCAGCATCACTATGCCTTGcgtatttaatgaaatataatggAATGACGTTACGCAATGCATACAGATTAGTAAAATCAATACGACCGCAGATCAAACCGAATTCTGGTTTTATGCGACAATTAATTACATATGAATTCCAATTATATCATGAAAATAGTGTACATTTTGTGTATAATGAAGTAACTAAAACACAAATACCTGATTTATATGAAACAGATTATGAACAAATGTTACTGTTTcagagaaaatataaaaatgcttgTTTTATTGGAAGACATTaa